A stretch of the Marivirga tractuosa DSM 4126 genome encodes the following:
- a CDS encoding ABC transporter ATP-binding protein translates to MFLEIQHINKSFAKEQIVQNLNFSLEAHKTLSILGKSGCGKTSMLKILGGLLKPDTGKIILDGQDISNLDAEKRNIVYLYQEDLLFPHLNVFENIAFGLRIKKQKEEHIQSKVKEMLELLELENHGQKMPHQLSGGQRQRVSFGRAIIINPALLLLDEPFGSLDAGTRQRMQQLFKDIAHKFKITSLFVTHDLKEAILMGDEIAFMDRGKLKVYKNTEEFIADPSTGVQSEIGFWEKLIPTAQNII, encoded by the coding sequence ATGTTCTTAGAAATTCAACATATAAATAAAAGCTTTGCAAAAGAGCAGATCGTGCAAAATCTAAATTTTTCACTTGAAGCACACAAAACCCTTAGCATTTTGGGTAAATCCGGTTGCGGGAAAACTAGTATGTTAAAAATACTTGGGGGCTTACTAAAACCTGATACTGGGAAAATCATCCTTGATGGTCAGGATATCAGCAATCTGGACGCTGAAAAAAGAAATATTGTTTACCTCTACCAGGAAGATTTACTATTCCCTCACTTGAATGTATTCGAAAATATTGCTTTCGGACTACGAATAAAAAAACAGAAAGAAGAACATATTCAAAGTAAGGTGAAAGAGATGCTGGAACTTTTAGAATTGGAAAATCATGGGCAGAAAATGCCACATCAACTTTCAGGGGGCCAAAGGCAAAGGGTTTCTTTTGGCAGAGCCATCATCATCAATCCTGCTTTGCTCTTATTAGATGAACCATTCGGCAGCTTGGATGCCGGTACCCGACAGAGAATGCAACAGTTATTTAAAGACATTGCTCATAAATTTAAAATCACTTCGCTTTTTGTAACGCATGATTTGAAAGAAGCGATTCTGATGGGTGACGAAATCGCATTTATGGACAGAGGCAAACTAAAAGTATATAAAAATACAGAAGAATTTATAGCAGACCCCTCAACTGGAGTGCAAAGCGAGATTGGATTTTGGGAAAAGCTAATTCCAACAGCACAAAACATAATTTAA
- a CDS encoding nucleoside hydrolase produces the protein METKHIWIDTDLSVGMKRHKREGYCDVDDGYAMLQLFKAKNVEIIGISAVFGNTRIDDAFRLCQEMSTKFAKNQIPVYKGAGSAIDLSKVETNNAVEALASALKETQLTILAIGPATNIGILLLKYPELQTQIKEVVLVAGRRKPTDYFKIGNQGNHARDLNFDLDNQAFNIMFEVGIPVTLCPFEISSKVWIGADDLKKLDNGEAGNKWLAEHSLPWLAQWINQGATGFNPFDVLASHYIIAPEDIISEDLKAQLEIHPDDTVKDNNKEVFKNYLLCSNEGTFPVKYCHDVVSDYHEKLMESLIKKS, from the coding sequence ATGGAAACGAAACATATTTGGATTGATACTGACCTCTCCGTAGGTATGAAAAGACATAAGAGAGAAGGCTATTGCGATGTGGATGATGGCTATGCTATGTTACAATTATTCAAAGCGAAAAATGTCGAAATAATAGGTATAAGTGCTGTTTTCGGTAATACAAGAATTGATGATGCCTTCCGCCTGTGTCAAGAAATGAGTACAAAATTTGCAAAAAATCAAATCCCCGTTTACAAAGGAGCAGGCTCAGCTATTGATTTAAGCAAGGTAGAAACAAATAATGCTGTGGAAGCTTTGGCTAGTGCGCTCAAAGAAACTCAATTGACTATTTTGGCAATAGGTCCTGCTACCAACATTGGTATTTTACTTTTAAAATATCCTGAACTACAAACTCAAATCAAAGAAGTGGTTTTGGTTGCAGGCAGAAGAAAACCTACCGACTATTTTAAAATCGGGAACCAAGGAAATCACGCCAGGGATTTAAATTTCGATTTAGATAATCAAGCTTTCAACATCATGTTTGAAGTAGGTATTCCTGTTACATTATGCCCTTTTGAAATCTCAAGTAAAGTGTGGATTGGCGCTGATGATTTAAAAAAACTAGATAATGGGGAGGCCGGAAATAAATGGCTAGCAGAGCATTCTCTGCCATGGTTAGCACAATGGATCAATCAAGGAGCTACTGGTTTTAATCCTTTCGATGTTTTGGCTAGCCACTACATTATTGCTCCTGAAGATATTATCAGCGAAGATCTAAAGGCACAATTAGAAATTCACCCAGACGATACTGTCAAAGACAATAATAAGGAGGTATTTAAGAATTACCTGCTCTGTAGCAATGAAGGAACATTTCCTGTAAAATACTGCCACGATGTAGTATCAGACTACCATGAAAAATTAATGGAATCTTTAATCAAAAAAAGCTAA
- a CDS encoding phosphotransferase, with protein MIKLDNQLETINNYLQNQKWLDDNEKVESVEKPGDGNMNFTLRCKTSNNRTFIIKQSRDFVEKFPQVPAPEERVLREAEFYEIIKKNPDLSNRTPEILAVDEENNIILMEDLGESSDYTFLYQEGENLSEAELKEIMHFIADLHTHFTTETCSKIIYNNEMRKLNHEHIFKFPFMKDNGMNLDDVMPGLEAVKQDIISNDALQLALKHLGDLYLANGKHLLHGDYFLGSWLNTKSGLKIIDPEFCFFGPKEFEIGVCMAHLYLAQQPYPIIQKAMDFYKEKAPFDDVLMMKFMAVEMMRRILGLAQLPINQTLEERKALVERGVMMLTKY; from the coding sequence ATGATTAAACTAGACAATCAACTAGAAACCATCAATAACTATTTACAGAATCAAAAATGGTTGGATGATAACGAAAAAGTCGAGTCTGTTGAAAAGCCGGGGGACGGTAATATGAACTTCACGCTTAGGTGCAAAACTTCCAATAACCGCACTTTCATAATAAAACAAAGTCGAGATTTTGTGGAAAAATTCCCTCAAGTGCCAGCTCCAGAAGAACGAGTTTTGAGAGAAGCAGAATTCTATGAAATCATTAAAAAGAACCCTGATTTAAGCAATAGGACTCCGGAAATTCTGGCAGTGGATGAAGAAAATAACATCATCCTCATGGAAGATTTGGGCGAGAGTAGCGACTATACTTTTTTATATCAGGAAGGTGAAAATTTATCTGAAGCTGAGCTTAAAGAAATCATGCATTTCATAGCCGATTTGCACACCCATTTCACTACCGAAACATGCTCAAAAATCATCTATAATAATGAGATGAGAAAACTTAATCACGAGCACATCTTCAAATTCCCTTTCATGAAAGACAATGGGATGAATTTGGATGATGTTATGCCTGGTTTGGAAGCCGTTAAGCAGGACATTATCAGCAATGATGCGCTCCAATTAGCTCTTAAACATTTAGGGGATCTGTATTTAGCGAATGGCAAACACCTGCTTCATGGAGACTACTTTCTGGGAAGCTGGCTCAATACAAAATCGGGCTTAAAGATTATCGATCCGGAATTTTGCTTTTTCGGCCCTAAAGAATTTGAAATCGGAGTATGCATGGCGCATTTGTACTTAGCTCAGCAACCATATCCTATCATTCAAAAAGCAATGGATTTTTATAAAGAAAAAGCGCCATTTGACGATGTGTTGATGATGAAATTTATGGCTGTCGAAATGATGAGACGAATTTTAGGTCTTGCACAACTACCGATCAATCAAACGCTGGAAGAGAGAAAGGCTCTAGTAGAAAGAGGCGTGATGATGCTTACTAAATATTAA
- a CDS encoding SusC/RagA family TonB-linked outer membrane protein gives MKKSILILCYLLSFNLLAQDSKTYSSVVVDSKGEPVPGAVVNEMGTDQFAITLNDGSFKLKTSTKNFTLSIRSLGFKDFKLEIRNGAMPPQIMLTEDLEQLDEVVVTALGIEREKQSLASSIGKIENRQLTDVPMTNVVNSMAGQVAGVQITNGSSGVGSSSRIIVRGENSLTGTNQPLFVVDGVPISNEQITSELVNNGSLQEVDYGNGGAEIDPDNIASIFILKGAGSAALYGSRAANGVVLITTKRGRGAQKGIGVTTSSSLTFETLLTLPDYQNEYGGGIGDFAFNTGLGALDGTAGIFSYGPKLDQGTLVPQFDGPSTDVNGNPVRGGDVKARTRADGSLTDITATPWVSRPDNIRNFFETGRTAQNSVSVNSTSDKGSIRLAYNNLRNKGILPNTDLNRDGLAISLDQQLTNKLSVNSYLNYINTRSNNRPNLGYGYENVMYGFNWTQRQVNFEPLKNYWQAGQEGIEQFNYNYAWVNNPYFTLFENTNSFDKHRVLGNSAVNYDFTDKLTLTVRTGVDIYNDNRAFRRALSTNANPTGSYREDEVFYKEINTDFLLSYKDRINEDFTYDLSLGANRFDQTIKYKYTEASQLALPNIYTLANSNAPLTGNNEIYEKRINSIYGTGNIGYRNTLYLDLTLRNDWSSTLPIDNNSFAYYSTGLSYVLSNMVELPEVLSFVKLRASAASVGNDTEPYQLRNTFAFNQNYGENLRVTNQSTLKNLNLRPERLTAYETGAEIWLLNDRIQTDITIYQNTSTDQIIARPISLTTGFSNKLENGGKVQTRGLEASISALAINQSEFKWKVSANYSTYRSKVLELPEGVDQFVTGNAAFFGGAGGSNSLFYIAKEGGLVGDMYGTGFKKVNGRTVYDSNGAPITDGTLRLLGNYNPDFSIGLNNEFSYKRIVMNVLFDLRYGGIISSRTRSLGNTSGVLKETLAGREDGIIGDGIVNIVTEENPNYVENTTTVSAISYYNAIYSRGNEESSIYDASYIKLRQLGLYYSLDSKLSQRIGFQSVKFGFIGSNLLLFTENPHVDPELNAFQGRNIVHGVDDMSLPSTRSFGFSIKTQF, from the coding sequence ATGAAAAAATCAATACTAATTTTGTGCTATCTACTGAGCTTTAATCTATTAGCTCAAGATAGCAAAACCTATTCATCAGTAGTCGTTGACTCAAAAGGAGAGCCCGTTCCAGGGGCAGTTGTCAATGAAATGGGAACCGATCAATTTGCTATCACATTAAATGATGGAAGTTTCAAGCTAAAAACCTCCACTAAAAATTTCACTTTAAGCATTCGATCGTTAGGTTTTAAAGATTTCAAGCTAGAAATCAGAAATGGAGCAATGCCACCTCAAATTATGCTAACCGAAGATTTAGAGCAGTTAGATGAAGTAGTGGTGACTGCACTCGGTATAGAACGGGAGAAGCAATCGCTCGCTTCCTCTATTGGGAAAATTGAGAATAGGCAACTTACTGATGTTCCTATGACAAATGTAGTTAACAGCATGGCGGGCCAAGTGGCAGGTGTTCAAATAACAAATGGTTCTTCAGGTGTGGGTTCATCATCCAGAATCATAGTTAGGGGTGAAAACTCTTTAACAGGAACAAATCAACCCTTATTTGTAGTAGATGGAGTCCCGATTAGTAATGAGCAAATAACTAGCGAGCTGGTCAATAACGGATCCTTGCAAGAAGTAGACTACGGTAATGGAGGTGCTGAAATTGACCCTGATAATATCGCTTCTATTTTTATTTTAAAAGGTGCTGGCTCAGCTGCTCTTTACGGATCGAGGGCTGCAAATGGAGTAGTATTAATTACAACTAAACGAGGTAGAGGAGCACAAAAAGGAATTGGCGTTACAACAAGTAGCTCTCTTACTTTTGAAACGCTTTTAACGCTGCCAGATTACCAAAATGAATATGGCGGTGGAATTGGTGATTTTGCATTTAACACTGGTTTAGGAGCCTTAGATGGCACCGCTGGGATTTTCAGTTATGGCCCAAAATTGGATCAAGGGACTTTAGTTCCTCAATTTGACGGCCCTTCAACAGATGTGAACGGAAACCCAGTTCGCGGAGGAGACGTGAAAGCTAGAACCCGGGCTGACGGTAGCTTGACTGATATTACCGCCACCCCTTGGGTATCTCGACCTGACAATATTCGAAACTTCTTTGAGACCGGACGTACAGCACAAAACAGCGTTTCTGTAAATTCTACTAGCGATAAAGGTAGCATCAGACTGGCCTATAACAATTTACGAAATAAAGGCATCTTACCTAATACTGATTTAAACAGAGATGGCTTAGCTATTAGCTTAGATCAACAATTGACCAATAAATTAAGTGTAAATTCCTACTTAAATTATATTAATACTCGCAGTAATAATCGTCCGAACTTAGGTTATGGCTACGAGAATGTCATGTATGGTTTCAACTGGACTCAAAGACAGGTAAATTTTGAACCATTGAAAAATTACTGGCAGGCGGGTCAGGAAGGAATTGAACAATTCAATTACAATTACGCCTGGGTTAATAATCCATACTTCACTTTATTTGAAAACACCAATAGTTTTGACAAACACAGAGTTTTAGGGAATTCGGCTGTAAACTATGATTTTACAGATAAACTCACTCTGACAGTAAGAACTGGTGTTGATATCTATAATGACAACAGGGCTTTTCGAAGGGCGTTAAGCACAAATGCCAATCCAACTGGAAGCTATAGAGAAGACGAAGTTTTTTATAAAGAGATAAATACGGATTTCTTACTCTCCTATAAAGACAGAATTAATGAAGACTTTACGTATGACCTGTCATTAGGGGCGAACAGATTTGACCAAACCATAAAATACAAATATACCGAGGCCTCTCAATTAGCATTGCCTAATATATACACTTTAGCCAATTCAAACGCCCCCTTAACTGGCAATAATGAGATTTACGAAAAACGCATCAATAGTATATACGGAACTGGAAATATCGGGTACAGGAATACCCTTTACCTTGATTTAACCCTTCGAAATGACTGGAGCAGTACTCTCCCTATTGACAATAATTCTTTTGCCTATTATTCAACGGGTTTAAGTTATGTTCTGTCTAATATGGTTGAGCTACCAGAAGTCCTAAGCTTTGTCAAGCTAAGGGCTAGTGCGGCTAGTGTGGGAAATGATACAGAGCCTTATCAATTACGCAACACATTCGCCTTTAATCAAAACTATGGAGAAAACCTTCGGGTAACGAATCAAAGTACACTAAAGAATCTTAATTTAAGACCGGAAAGATTAACTGCATATGAAACAGGTGCTGAAATTTGGCTCTTAAATGATAGAATTCAAACGGACATAACTATTTACCAGAATACCAGTACAGACCAAATTATTGCTCGCCCAATTTCACTAACAACGGGCTTTTCAAATAAATTGGAAAATGGAGGGAAGGTGCAAACAAGAGGACTTGAAGCCTCAATTAGTGCTTTAGCCATCAATCAAAGCGAATTTAAATGGAAAGTATCAGCAAATTATTCGACCTATAGAAGTAAAGTGCTGGAATTACCAGAGGGTGTTGATCAATTTGTAACAGGTAATGCCGCCTTTTTTGGAGGTGCTGGAGGGTCTAACTCACTTTTCTATATCGCCAAAGAGGGTGGTCTAGTGGGCGATATGTACGGCACCGGATTCAAAAAGGTAAATGGAAGAACAGTTTACGATAGCAATGGAGCCCCTATTACTGATGGAACCCTCAGACTATTAGGAAACTACAATCCTGATTTCTCTATTGGTCTTAACAATGAATTTTCCTACAAGCGAATTGTTATGAATGTTCTTTTTGACTTAAGATATGGTGGCATTATTTCTTCTAGAACAAGATCTTTAGGAAATACATCTGGTGTTTTAAAAGAAACTTTGGCTGGAAGAGAAGACGGCATTATTGGAGATGGAATCGTTAATATCGTTACAGAGGAGAATCCTAATTATGTAGAAAATACTACCACAGTTTCTGCTATATCTTACTACAATGCCATTTATTCGAGAGGTAATGAAGAAAGTTCAATTTACGATGCTTCTTACATAAAATTAAGACAACTAGGATTGTACTATAGCCTAGACAGTAAACTTAGCCAACGAATTGGTTTCCAAAGTGTTAAATTTGGTTTTATTGGAAGTAATTTGTTATTGTTTACTGAAAACCCTCATGTTGACCCTGAATTAAATGCCTTTCAAGGTAGAAACATCGTGCATGGGGTAGATGACATGTCATTACCTTCAACCAGAAGCTTTGGATTTAGCATAAAGACACAATTTTAA
- a CDS encoding SusD/RagB family nutrient-binding outer membrane lipoprotein: MKIFKYTFTLLLAAILLSACTDNFEEINKNPNAPESVEPQFLLTNIISVAIDQNTYYQGFDQSNYFAQFVAAIDFGFLDRYIIGSNSTYWGVINKLLTDINSMKASPSSNEAYEAVGDIMRCFLFSQMTDMWNDVPYTEANRLEEGFDKPKFDTQESIYTDPETGILAVLERSANTLENTNQVISGDVMFNNDLDKWVRFANSLRVRYIMRISKRLTDFSDLSALANSGKLMQSNADNAVLPYLATAPNQFPFFLSSVGGLVEHVMSKTADSVLSLWDDPRIGVLYQPVAAGLANDTVYYRGIQNGQTNERVQQQGLGVNDLSVVGSIFRDVPDGADAQFMQYAEVQFALAEAVQRNYISGDAQQYYQNGVRASFDYYGVEVPEDYFTREAIALNGTDNITKIMTQKWLSLINIGHEAWFNIRRAGIPSIKAGPDAVNEGRYPVRYLYPESEQASNASNYQEAVERIGGDNINSKGWWERD, encoded by the coding sequence ATGAAAATATTTAAATATACATTCACACTACTGCTTGCTGCAATTCTTCTGTCAGCATGCACTGATAATTTCGAGGAAATAAATAAGAATCCTAACGCCCCGGAAAGCGTTGAACCACAATTTTTGTTGACCAACATTATTTCTGTAGCCATTGATCAGAACACCTATTATCAAGGATTTGATCAATCTAATTATTTCGCGCAGTTTGTGGCCGCTATAGATTTCGGGTTTTTAGACCGCTACATCATCGGATCAAACTCTACCTATTGGGGCGTTATCAATAAATTGCTGACAGATATCAATTCAATGAAAGCTTCCCCTTCATCTAATGAAGCTTATGAAGCTGTAGGCGATATCATGCGTTGTTTCCTATTTTCACAAATGACAGACATGTGGAATGATGTGCCTTATACTGAAGCAAATCGGCTTGAAGAAGGATTTGATAAACCAAAGTTCGATACGCAGGAAAGTATTTACACAGATCCTGAAACAGGCATTTTAGCGGTTCTGGAAAGATCAGCAAATACCTTGGAAAACACAAATCAGGTCATTAGTGGCGATGTGATGTTTAATAATGATTTAGATAAATGGGTAAGGTTCGCTAATTCTCTTCGGGTTCGTTATATCATGAGAATCAGCAAAAGATTGACAGATTTTTCTGACCTATCTGCATTAGCAAACTCTGGTAAATTAATGCAATCAAATGCTGACAACGCAGTATTGCCTTATTTAGCCACAGCACCAAATCAGTTTCCATTTTTCCTATCATCAGTGGGTGGATTGGTGGAGCATGTAATGAGTAAAACTGCAGATTCCGTTCTTAGCCTGTGGGACGACCCAAGAATAGGAGTACTCTATCAACCTGTGGCAGCTGGGCTAGCAAATGATACTGTCTATTATAGAGGTATTCAAAACGGTCAAACTAACGAGAGGGTTCAACAACAAGGACTCGGAGTCAATGACTTATCAGTTGTAGGATCTATTTTTAGAGATGTACCTGATGGGGCGGATGCGCAATTCATGCAATATGCTGAAGTACAATTTGCTTTAGCGGAAGCTGTCCAAAGAAACTATATTTCTGGAGATGCTCAGCAATATTACCAAAATGGCGTGAGAGCTAGTTTCGATTACTATGGAGTAGAGGTTCCTGAAGATTATTTTACAAGGGAAGCCATTGCATTAAACGGAACAGATAATATTACCAAAATTATGACACAAAAGTGGTTGAGTTTAATCAATATCGGCCATGAGGCATGGTTTAATATAAGAAGAGCCGGTATACCATCTATTAAAGCTGGTCCTGATGCGGTGAATGAAGGCAGGTATCCTGTTCGTTATTTATATCCGGAATCAGAACAGGCCAGCAATGCTTCCAATTACCAGGAAGCAGTAGAAAGAATTGGTGGCGATAATATTAACAGTAAAGGCTGGTGGGAACGCGATTAA
- a CDS encoding PhoH family protein, which produces MAKAKKEKKVFVLDTSVIIYSHDSIMNFAEHDVAIPITVLEELDQFKKGNDTKNFEAREFIRMIDKLAEGRSLSEWIPLNGKSKGVFKVLMPSKESVESDHIFLEDIPDHKILGSAVQLQKELKDKTVILVTKDINLRLKAKSCGLRSEDYQTGKVKNVSDLHSGKLQLETVTTETINKLYDTYHCEVADIMGKKKPMNNTFYILKSNKNSALGFYNAITNQVDKVEKKSAYGIMPKNAEQAFAIHVLLNPEIKLMTLQGVAGTGKTLIALASALEQRKDFKQIFLARPIVPLSNKDIGYLPGDIKSKLNPYMEPLWDNLKYIQHQFQEHEREFLNITDMVNKEKLTIQPLAYIRGRSLSNIYFIVDEAQNLTPHEVKTIITRAGENTKIVFTGDVNQIDTPYLDSQSNGLSYLIDRVKGHELYAHVTLEKGERSELANLANDVL; this is translated from the coding sequence ATGGCGAAGGCTAAGAAAGAAAAGAAAGTATTTGTACTCGACACTTCAGTTATAATTTATTCTCATGATTCCATCATGAACTTTGCAGAGCACGATGTGGCTATTCCTATCACAGTTTTGGAAGAATTGGATCAGTTCAAAAAAGGAAATGATACCAAAAATTTTGAAGCACGTGAGTTTATCAGAATGATAGATAAATTGGCTGAAGGACGATCTTTAAGCGAATGGATCCCACTTAATGGTAAATCCAAAGGGGTTTTTAAAGTCTTGATGCCTAGCAAAGAATCTGTTGAGTCAGACCATATTTTTTTAGAGGATATTCCTGATCATAAAATATTGGGGAGTGCGGTTCAACTTCAGAAAGAGTTGAAAGATAAAACCGTTATATTAGTTACCAAGGATATTAATTTAAGGCTAAAAGCTAAAAGTTGTGGATTGAGGTCGGAGGATTATCAAACGGGTAAGGTCAAGAATGTCAGTGATTTACATTCTGGTAAACTACAACTAGAGACCGTTACTACGGAAACTATCAATAAACTTTATGATACCTATCATTGTGAGGTAGCAGATATTATGGGCAAGAAAAAGCCCATGAATAATACTTTCTATATACTGAAAAGCAATAAAAATTCGGCTTTGGGCTTTTATAATGCCATTACTAATCAAGTTGATAAAGTAGAGAAGAAATCTGCTTATGGCATTATGCCCAAAAATGCAGAACAGGCTTTTGCCATTCATGTTCTACTAAATCCTGAAATAAAATTGATGACTTTGCAAGGAGTTGCAGGAACTGGAAAGACTTTAATTGCTCTAGCTTCTGCATTGGAACAGCGTAAAGATTTCAAACAGATATTTTTAGCCAGACCTATTGTACCATTATCCAATAAAGATATTGGCTATCTACCTGGAGATATAAAATCCAAATTGAATCCTTATATGGAACCACTTTGGGATAATCTTAAATATATTCAGCACCAATTTCAGGAGCATGAAAGAGAATTTTTGAATATCACCGATATGGTCAACAAGGAAAAATTAACCATTCAGCCTTTGGCTTATATTAGAGGAAGAAGTTTATCCAATATATATTTCATCGTGGATGAAGCGCAAAACCTAACGCCACATGAGGTGAAAACCATCATCACCAGGGCAGGGGAGAACACCAAAATTGTGTTCACTGGAGATGTAAATCAAATTGATACGCCTTATTTGGATTCCCAATCTAATGGACTCAGCTATCTTATTGACAGGGTAAAAGGACATGAATTATATGCACATGTTACGCTGGAAAAGGGAGAGAGATCTGAATTAGCTAATTTGGCGAATGATGTATTGTAA
- a CDS encoding alpha-ketoacid dehydrogenase subunit alpha/beta has protein sequence MSVKTAKKNKTTLSNEILEKAYRLMHTAKRMAEIFDENKAIASKYVHSTSRGHEAIQLAASMQLKPIDYLAPYYRDESILLGIGMEPYELMLQLMAKKDDPFSGGRSYYNHPSLKREGMPTIPHQSSATGMQVIPATGMAHGLKFKEEHGLGSEGEKPVVVCSLGDGSVTEGEVAEAFQMAVLKNLPIIYLVQDNDWGISATGKEMRAMDAYEYAAGFKGLKRMQANGTDFEDSYTKMGEAIKHVRNRKGPVLLHANCPLLGHHTSGVRKEWYRSADDLELHTLGDPIPKFHKYLLTNNFSEEELNKLEKEAIKTANEAYEKALDADEVDASEVELHEFAETPITEEKGQRKPKGAEKSVMVDAALHAVDNILQNNPEALFYGQDVGGTLGGVFREAANLAKKYGDGRVFNTPIQEAYIIGSTAGMSAVGAKPIVEIQFADYIWPGMNQLVEELSKSCYLSYGKFPIQSLIRVPIGAYGGGGPYHSGSVESTLLTIRGIKVVYPSNAADMKGLMKAAFHDPNPVVMLEHKGLYWSKVPGTDGAKNHEPDDEYIIPLGKARIEQEAEQEMIDNGESMTIITYGMGIYWAKAASKKYKGQVEIVDLRTLNPLDWETVKSSVEKHGRALVLTEEPLMNSFAESLAGRLNQHCFEYLDAPVKSYGALNLPAIGLNVEWEKAMLPNADKVEKQIGDLLGY, from the coding sequence ATGAGTGTCAAGACGGCTAAGAAAAATAAAACCACCCTATCAAACGAAATTTTAGAAAAGGCATATCGCTTAATGCATACTGCCAAGAGAATGGCTGAAATTTTCGATGAAAACAAAGCCATTGCCTCAAAATATGTGCATAGTACTTCTCGCGGACATGAAGCTATCCAGTTGGCTGCATCTATGCAATTAAAACCTATCGATTACCTAGCGCCTTATTACAGAGATGAAAGCATTTTGTTGGGTATCGGAATGGAACCTTATGAATTAATGCTTCAACTGATGGCAAAAAAAGATGATCCTTTTTCAGGGGGTCGCTCGTATTATAATCACCCTTCTTTGAAAAGAGAAGGCATGCCAACAATCCCACATCAAAGTTCTGCCACAGGTATGCAGGTTATACCGGCAACGGGTATGGCTCATGGACTAAAATTCAAAGAAGAACATGGATTGGGAAGTGAAGGTGAAAAACCAGTAGTCGTCTGCTCCTTGGGAGATGGATCTGTTACAGAAGGTGAAGTAGCGGAAGCTTTCCAGATGGCAGTACTGAAGAATTTGCCAATCATTTATTTGGTTCAGGATAATGATTGGGGAATTTCAGCCACAGGCAAAGAAATGCGTGCCATGGACGCTTATGAATATGCTGCAGGTTTTAAAGGCTTGAAAAGAATGCAGGCCAATGGCACTGATTTTGAGGATTCTTATACGAAAATGGGAGAAGCCATAAAACATGTTAGAAATCGTAAAGGTCCCGTTTTATTGCATGCTAATTGCCCACTTTTAGGACACCATACATCTGGGGTACGAAAAGAATGGTATAGAAGTGCAGATGATTTAGAACTGCATACTTTAGGTGATCCAATCCCTAAATTTCATAAGTACTTATTAACTAATAATTTTTCAGAAGAAGAATTAAACAAGCTTGAAAAAGAAGCTATAAAAACAGCCAATGAAGCTTATGAAAAAGCCTTAGATGCAGATGAGGTTGATGCCTCAGAAGTTGAATTACATGAATTTGCAGAAACACCTATCACCGAAGAAAAAGGACAACGCAAACCAAAAGGAGCCGAAAAATCTGTCATGGTAGATGCGGCTTTACATGCTGTGGATAATATTCTTCAAAATAATCCTGAAGCACTTTTCTACGGACAAGATGTGGGTGGAACATTAGGTGGAGTATTTCGTGAAGCAGCCAACTTAGCCAAGAAATACGGAGATGGAAGAGTGTTTAATACGCCAATTCAGGAAGCGTACATTATTGGAAGTACAGCTGGAATGTCAGCGGTTGGCGCCAAACCAATTGTGGAAATCCAATTTGCTGACTATATATGGCCGGGCATGAACCAGCTAGTAGAAGAACTTTCAAAATCTTGCTATTTATCATATGGAAAATTCCCAATTCAATCTCTTATTCGAGTCCCAATAGGTGCTTATGGGGGCGGTGGTCCATATCACTCAGGCTCGGTTGAATCAACACTCCTTACAATCCGAGGAATCAAAGTAGTTTACCCATCTAATGCTGCGGATATGAAAGGCTTAATGAAAGCCGCTTTTCATGATCCGAATCCTGTGGTGATGTTGGAGCATAAAGGTTTGTACTGGTCGAAAGTTCCGGGAACTGACGGAGCAAAAAACCATGAGCCGGATGATGAATACATTATTCCATTAGGTAAAGCCAGAATAGAGCAAGAAGCTGAACAGGAAATGATAGACAATGGAGAAAGTATGACCATTATCACTTATGGAATGGGAATCTATTGGGCAAAAGCAGCTTCTAAAAAATATAAAGGTCAAGTTGAAATTGTTGACTTGAGGACTTTGAATCCATTAGATTGGGAAACTGTAAAAAGCAGCGTAGAAAAACATGGCAGAGCCTTAGTTTTAACTGAAGAGCCATTAATGAATTCCTTTGCTGAATCATTAGCTGGAAGGTTAAACCAGCACTGCTTCGAATATTTGGATGCGCCTGTTAAATCTTACGGAGCATTGAATTTGCCAGCAATAGGCTTAAATGTAGAATGGGAAAAAGCCATGTTGCCAAACGCTGATAAAGTAGAGAAGCAAATTGGGGATTTGTTGGGGTATTAG